The Staphylococcus sp. KG4-3 genome has a window encoding:
- a CDS encoding VOC family protein, with amino-acid sequence MFHNQSAHFVNGITLNVRDKEAMKQFYEHILGLNVVNESYSIVHYEIGNSNHFLTLKQINYGREPLTSEAGLFHLAIRLPSKTDLADLLVQLSEYGLPINGGEHDITTSLFLEDPEGNGLEFYVDHPIEDWVFEDDKVVLETQPINVPNLLTYVSNEKWQGIPDETLIGYINLKTIELKRVISYYKNFFGLEASSLETNTALYLSSNGYHQHIVVNNWFSRIKRIENQKTYGLACVDYHYPETTHKNITGPDGILFRFNFYKVM; translated from the coding sequence ATGTTTCATAACCAAAGTGCACATTTTGTAAACGGCATAACATTAAATGTAAGAGATAAAGAAGCTATGAAACAATTTTATGAACATATCTTAGGGCTTAATGTAGTGAATGAATCATATTCGATTGTCCATTATGAAATTGGCAATTCAAATCATTTTCTTACCTTAAAGCAAATTAACTATGGTAGAGAACCATTAACTTCGGAAGCAGGGTTATTTCATTTAGCAATTAGATTACCATCGAAAACAGATTTAGCGGATTTGCTCGTTCAATTGAGTGAGTATGGATTGCCTATTAATGGTGGAGAGCATGATATTACAACCTCATTGTTTTTGGAAGACCCGGAAGGCAATGGCTTAGAATTTTATGTGGATCATCCTATTGAAGATTGGGTATTTGAAGATGACAAGGTTGTTTTAGAAACACAACCAATCAATGTTCCTAATTTATTAACCTATGTTTCAAATGAAAAATGGCAAGGTATACCTGATGAAACGTTAATTGGATATATTAATCTTAAAACGATAGAATTAAAGCGCGTAATTTCATATTATAAAAATTTCTTTGGTTTAGAAGCATCTTCATTAGAAACAAATACGGCATTGTATTTATCTTCTAATGGTTACCACCAACATATAGTAGTTAATAATTGGTTTTCTCGAATTAAGCGCATTGAAAACCAAAAAACATATGGGTTGGCATGTGTAGATTATCACTATCCTGAGACGACTCACAAGAATATTACAGGACCAGATGGAATACTGTTTCGTTTTAATTTTTATAAAGTAATGTAA
- the lspA gene encoding signal peptidase II, with product MKRQYYISISLFITIVILLLDQITKFIVASSMRVGDSFNVIPNFLNITSHRNNGAAWGILSGKMSFFYIITIIILVVLIIFYIKEAKQHLLMQVAISLLFAGALGNFIDRVLHGEVVDFVDTNIFGYNFPIFNVADSSLTIGVLLIVIALLTDMKKEE from the coding sequence ATGAAACGTCAGTACTACATTAGTATTTCTTTATTCATAACAATCGTTATATTATTATTAGATCAAATCACAAAATTTATTGTTGCCAGTTCTATGAGAGTTGGAGATTCTTTTAACGTAATTCCTAATTTTTTAAATATAACTTCTCACCGAAATAATGGTGCAGCATGGGGTATATTGAGTGGGAAAATGAGCTTTTTCTATATTATTACAATTATCATTCTGGTTGTATTAATTATATTTTACATTAAAGAAGCGAAACAGCATTTATTAATGCAAGTAGCTATTAGTTTATTATTTGCAGGAGCATTAGGTAATTTTATTGATCGTGTGTTACATGGAGAAGTTGTAGATTTTGTTGATACAAATATTTTCGGTTATAATTTCCCGATATTTAATGTAGCAGATTCTAGTTTGACCATAGGCGTGTTGTTAATAGTAATCGCTTTGTTAACAGATATGAAGAAAGAAGAATAG
- a CDS encoding RluA family pseudouridine synthase encodes MEIHEFKIEDQNDTGQRIDKLLPEYNSDWSRTQIQDWIKENLVKVNDKIIKSNYKTKLNDYIVVTEKEIVEADIQPENLNLDIFYEDDDVAIVYKPKGMVVHPSAGHYTGTLVNGLMYQMKNLSGINGEIRPGIVHRIDKDTSGLLMVAKNDIAHRSLVDQLVNKTVTRKYVALVHGNIPHDYGTIDAPIGRNKNDRQSMDVVDDGKDAITHFNVLEHFDKYTLIECILETGRTHQIRVHMKYIGFPLVGDPKYGPKKTMDIGGQALHASLIGFEHPITHENIEKSAALPDDFEQLLTELRRSEK; translated from the coding sequence ATGGAAATACATGAGTTTAAGATAGAAGACCAGAACGATACAGGTCAACGTATTGATAAGTTATTACCTGAATATAATTCAGATTGGTCACGCACTCAAATCCAAGATTGGATAAAAGAGAATCTTGTAAAAGTTAATGATAAAATCATTAAGTCTAACTACAAGACAAAGTTGAATGACTATATAGTTGTGACTGAAAAAGAAATTGTAGAAGCGGATATTCAACCAGAAAATTTAAATTTAGATATTTTTTATGAAGATGATGATGTAGCTATAGTATATAAACCTAAAGGAATGGTAGTTCACCCATCAGCTGGTCATTACACAGGTACTTTAGTTAATGGTCTTATGTATCAAATGAAGAATTTATCAGGTATTAATGGTGAAATTCGTCCAGGTATTGTACACCGTATCGATAAAGATACATCTGGATTATTAATGGTCGCTAAAAATGATATAGCTCATCGTAGTTTAGTAGACCAATTAGTTAATAAGACAGTTACTCGTAAATATGTCGCATTGGTTCATGGTAATATTCCACATGATTATGGCACAATTGATGCACCAATTGGCAGAAACAAGAATGATCGTCAGTCTATGGATGTTGTAGATGATGGCAAAGATGCAATTACGCATTTTAATGTATTAGAGCATTTTGATAAATATACATTAATCGAGTGTATACTAGAAACTGGCCGTACACACCAAATTCGTGTGCATATGAAATATATTGGGTTCCCATTAGTTGGTGATCCAAAATATGGACCGAAAAAAACGATGGATATAGGTGGCCAAGCATTACATGCTAGTTTAATAGGGTTTGAACATCCAATTACACATGAAAATATTGAAAAATCAGCCGCATTACCAGATGATTTTGAGCAATTATTAACTGAGTTACGTAGAAGCGAAAAATAA
- the pyrR gene encoding bifunctional pyr operon transcriptional regulator/uracil phosphoribosyltransferase PyrR has protein sequence MSERVIMDEAAIQRTVTRIAHEILEYNKGTNNLILLGIKTRGAFLARRIQQKIEQIEEVAVPTGTIDITQFRDDLEQTINQGNDKAYEIDVNITNQVVVIIDDVLYTGRTVRASLDAVLQYARPKKIGLATLVDRGHRELPIRADFVGKNIPTAKEEDVSVFLQEIDDRNAVVIE, from the coding sequence ATGTCAGAGCGCGTTATTATGGATGAGGCAGCAATACAAAGAACAGTTACACGTATTGCACATGAAATTTTAGAATATAACAAAGGTACTAATAATTTAATCTTATTAGGCATTAAGACACGTGGTGCATTTTTAGCGAGACGTATACAACAAAAGATCGAACAAATAGAAGAGGTAGCTGTGCCAACTGGAACAATAGATATTACACAATTCAGGGATGATTTAGAGCAAACAATAAATCAAGGAAATGATAAAGCGTATGAAATAGATGTAAATATTACAAATCAGGTTGTTGTTATTATCGATGATGTTTTATACACAGGAAGAACAGTGCGAGCTTCATTAGACGCTGTTCTACAGTATGCGAGGCCCAAAAAAATTGGCTTAGCTACTTTAGTAGACAGAGGTCATAGAGAATTACCGATTCGCGCTGACTTCGTAGGAAAAAATATTCCTACAGCAAAAGAAGAAGATGTATCAGTATTTCTCCAAGAAATAGATGATAGAAATGCAGTTGTAATTGAATAG